One stretch of Chlamydia abortus DNA includes these proteins:
- the ruvB gene encoding Holliday junction branch migration DNA helicase RuvB: MTHQVSVLHQDKKFDVSLRPKGLKEFCGQAQLTERLELFLNAAIQRGEVPGHCLFFGPPGLGKTSLAHIVANTVGKGLLVASGPQLVKPSDLLGLLTSLQEGDVFFIDEIHRMGKVAEEYLYSAMEDYKIDITIDSGPGARSVSVDLAPFSLVGATTRSGMLSEPLRARFSFTGRVAYYSDEDLATILRRSSNLLGIDADASALYEIARRSRGTPRLANNLLRWVRDFAQMREGNCINSDVAEKALAMLLIDEWGLNEIDIKLLTTIMNYYQGGPVGIKTLSVAVGEDVRTLEDVYEPFLILKGLLKKTSRGRMVTQLAYNHLKRCSDNLQSLGEEK; encoded by the coding sequence ATGACACATCAAGTATCTGTCTTACATCAAGATAAAAAGTTCGATGTTTCTTTAAGGCCTAAGGGTTTAAAAGAGTTTTGCGGTCAAGCTCAGCTTACAGAACGATTGGAGTTGTTTCTTAATGCTGCGATACAACGAGGGGAAGTCCCTGGGCATTGTCTTTTTTTCGGTCCTCCGGGGTTGGGGAAAACCTCACTCGCGCATATTGTTGCAAACACAGTAGGAAAAGGGCTGCTTGTTGCTTCAGGCCCGCAATTAGTTAAACCCTCTGATTTATTAGGGTTATTAACGAGTTTACAAGAAGGGGACGTTTTCTTTATTGATGAAATCCACCGTATGGGAAAGGTGGCTGAAGAGTATTTATACTCTGCAATGGAAGACTATAAGATTGACATCACCATTGATTCAGGTCCCGGTGCACGGTCTGTCTCTGTAGATCTCGCTCCTTTTAGTTTGGTTGGAGCTACAACCCGATCCGGCATGTTGAGCGAACCTCTCCGCGCACGTTTTTCTTTTACTGGCAGAGTAGCGTATTATTCCGACGAAGATTTAGCGACAATTCTTCGACGATCGTCAAATTTATTAGGGATTGATGCAGATGCTTCTGCTCTATACGAAATTGCGCGAAGATCTAGAGGAACACCTAGGTTAGCCAATAACCTTTTGCGTTGGGTACGCGATTTTGCACAGATGCGCGAGGGGAATTGCATCAATAGTGACGTAGCCGAAAAAGCTTTAGCTATGCTATTAATAGATGAGTGGGGATTAAATGAGATTGATATTAAACTCCTCACTACAATAATGAATTATTATCAGGGTGGTCCTGTAGGAATTAAAACTTTGTCAGTGGCCGTAGGAGAAGACGTCAGAACTTTAGAAGATGTATATGAGCCTTTTTTAATTTTAAAAGGTTTATTAAAGAAAACATCCCGAGGGAGAATGGTTACCCAACTTGCCTATAATCATTTGAAAAGGTGTTCGGATAATTTGCAGAGTTTAGGAGAAGAAAAGTGA
- the dcd gene encoding dCTP deaminase codes for MSIKEDKWIRKMALAHGMIEPFADGQVNLNPETGEKLISYGLSSYGYDLRLSREFKVFTNVYNSLVDPKRFTEDTFISITDDVCIIPPNSFALAHSVEYFRIPRNVLTMCIGKSTYARCGLIVNVTPFEPEWEGYVTIEISNTTPLPAKIYANEGIAQVLFFEADEICEVSYAERKGKYQKQQGITVPFV; via the coding sequence ATGAGCATTAAAGAAGATAAATGGATTCGCAAAATGGCATTGGCTCATGGAATGATCGAGCCTTTTGCTGATGGTCAAGTAAATCTCAACCCAGAGACGGGAGAAAAGTTAATCAGCTACGGTTTGTCTAGCTATGGTTATGATCTTCGTTTGTCCCGAGAATTTAAGGTGTTCACTAACGTTTACAATTCTTTAGTTGACCCCAAACGTTTTACAGAAGACACATTCATTTCAATTACTGATGATGTGTGTATCATTCCTCCGAATTCATTTGCTCTCGCTCATAGTGTAGAGTATTTTCGCATTCCAAGAAATGTCTTAACAATGTGTATAGGAAAATCTACATATGCACGTTGCGGACTTATTGTTAATGTAACTCCTTTTGAGCCTGAATGGGAGGGTTACGTTACCATAGAAATTTCTAACACTACCCCCTTACCGGCAAAAATTTATGCCAACGAAGGCATTGCTCAGGTATTGTTCTTTGAAGCTGATGAGATATGTGAAGTGTCTTATGCTGAGAGAAAAGGTAAATATCAAAAACAGCAGGGAATTACAGTTCCTTTTGTTTAA